In Candidatus Binatia bacterium, a single window of DNA contains:
- a CDS encoding competence/damage-inducible protein A, translated as MRDRTAAVIVVGNEILSGKVADTNAAFLAQALRAVGVALRRILVIPDEIETIAAAVREYQPAFDVVFTSGGVGPTHDDVTIAGIALGLGCGVVRHPILEEKIRAWSSGVMTEARLKMAEVPEGAELVFAGESDYPTVAIRNLYVLPGIPEIFRAKVDALKSRFAVDPYFMRVVYSRAMESVLAPFLNATLDAFPDLLLGSYPQINNPEYRVRVTLESKDREYLDRALSHLLAQLSGDSIVRTE; from the coding sequence ATGCGCGATCGTACCGCTGCCGTCATCGTTGTCGGGAACGAGATTCTGTCGGGAAAAGTGGCGGATACGAACGCTGCCTTTCTCGCGCAAGCTTTGCGTGCCGTCGGCGTGGCGCTCCGGCGTATTCTGGTGATCCCCGACGAAATCGAGACTATCGCCGCGGCCGTGCGCGAGTATCAGCCCGCGTTCGATGTCGTGTTTACTTCGGGAGGCGTCGGGCCGACCCACGACGACGTTACGATCGCCGGTATCGCCCTCGGTCTCGGGTGCGGCGTGGTGCGGCATCCGATCCTGGAGGAGAAAATCCGGGCATGGTCCAGCGGCGTGATGACCGAAGCCCGTCTCAAGATGGCCGAAGTTCCAGAAGGTGCCGAGCTGGTCTTTGCCGGGGAATCCGACTACCCGACGGTCGCCATCCGTAACCTCTACGTCCTGCCGGGCATTCCGGAGATTTTCCGCGCCAAGGTCGACGCGTTGAAGTCGCGCTTCGCCGTCGATCCGTATTTCATGCGCGTGGTGTACAGCCGGGCAATGGAGAGCGTGCTTGCGCCCTTCCTTAACGCGACGCTCGATGCTTTTCCCGATCTGTTGCTGGGCTCGTATCCGCAGATCAACAACCCCGAGTACCGGGTGCGGGTAACGCTGGAGTCCAAGGATCGCGAGTACCTCGACCGCGCCCTGTCGCACCTGCTGGCGCAGCTTTCGGGAGACTCGATTGTGCGAACCGAATGA
- a CDS encoding helix-turn-helix transcriptional regulator has protein sequence MPDQMSEFVRAIRRELKMTQEELAHQLGITVGTVNRWENGRFRPSKLARAMILDFAKKHGLTPERLLAKDNGTGIASAI, from the coding sequence ATGCCCGACCAAATGAGTGAGTTCGTACGCGCCATCCGCCGCGAACTCAAAATGACACAGGAAGAGCTCGCGCATCAACTCGGCATCACCGTCGGCACGGTCAACCGTTGGGAAAACGGCCGTTTCCGGCCCAGCAAGCTGGCCCGTGCCATGATTCTCGACTTCGCGAAGAAGCACGGCTTAACCCCGGAGCGCCTACTGGCCAAGGACAACGGTACCGGCATCGCCTCCGCGATCTGA
- a CDS encoding RNA polymerase factor sigma-32 has translation MKPLAPDVSDGDDIAADSEDGIADEVVSETAAASTASPDDVEVLEPAEVEEPAVLPKLDATEEEPGEGALVPFDSLQRYLSEIRKYPLLSREEEHELAVRYKEKQDIDAAYQLVTANLRLVVMVAREYQRSFRNILDLVQEGNIGLMEAVKNYDPYRGVRFPSYAVWWIRAYIIRYVMNNWRLVKIGTTQAQRKLFFNLQKEKDRLEAEGFSAEPKLLAQRLDVKESEVIEMEQRLGGRDVSVDATVGDNDEATLLDFLPSSEATAEELVGGAESREIVARKIQEFGARLEGKDRIIFFERMIAEEPQTLQDLGDRFGVSRERIRQIEERLKRRLKAYLLAEVEGLEDAVVDIIR, from the coding sequence GTGAAGCCCCTTGCTCCCGACGTGTCCGACGGTGACGATATCGCCGCCGACTCCGAGGACGGGATTGCGGACGAGGTCGTCTCCGAAACCGCCGCCGCATCGACCGCCTCGCCCGACGACGTCGAGGTGCTCGAGCCGGCGGAGGTGGAAGAACCGGCCGTCCTCCCGAAGCTGGACGCCACGGAAGAGGAGCCGGGCGAGGGCGCTCTCGTCCCCTTCGATTCCCTGCAGCGCTACCTCAGCGAAATCCGCAAGTACCCGCTGCTCTCTCGCGAGGAGGAACACGAACTCGCCGTCCGTTACAAGGAGAAGCAGGACATCGACGCGGCCTACCAGCTCGTCACCGCCAACCTGCGCCTCGTGGTGATGGTGGCCAGGGAATATCAGCGCTCGTTCCGGAACATCCTCGACCTCGTTCAAGAGGGCAATATCGGTCTGATGGAGGCAGTCAAGAACTACGATCCCTACCGTGGCGTTCGCTTTCCATCGTACGCCGTCTGGTGGATTCGCGCCTACATCATCCGCTACGTGATGAACAATTGGCGCCTTGTGAAGATCGGCACCACTCAGGCGCAGCGGAAGCTGTTCTTCAACCTCCAGAAGGAGAAAGACCGCCTCGAGGCTGAAGGCTTCAGCGCCGAGCCCAAGCTGCTGGCGCAACGCCTCGACGTCAAGGAATCGGAAGTGATCGAAATGGAGCAGCGCCTCGGGGGGCGCGACGTCTCCGTCGATGCGACCGTCGGCGACAACGATGAAGCCACATTGCTTGATTTCCTGCCCAGCTCCGAGGCCACCGCCGAGGAACTGGTCGGCGGCGCCGAATCCCGCGAGATCGTCGCCCGCAAGATCCAGGAGTTCGGCGCGCGTCTCGAAGGCAAGGACCGCATAATCTTCTTCGAGCGCATGATCGCCGAAGAGCCGCAAACGCTGCAGGACCTCGGCGATCGCTTCGGGGTCAGCCGGGAACGGATCCGGCAGATAGAAGAACGCCTCAAGCGGCGCCTCAAAGCCTACCTGCTCGCCGAGGTCGAGGGCCTCGAGGACGCGGTCGTCGACATCATTCGTTGA
- a CDS encoding CoA pyrophosphatase, translating to MVAEPATIDDIRHRLSQHRPVVVDDPESSRAAVALVLREGSVGVEFIAIHRAHRHGDPWSGHMALPGGRQHRTDGDLVATAARETREEVGVDLKQDASVIGTLDDLRAVGRRVVLDLVIRPIVYAVSAEIRLVPSPIEVQSAFWIPLASLRRPEAHGTYRPYGPDTDYPAFLYRGHTIWGLTHRILWNFFEVMDLSDAPVRGGGAPGSR from the coding sequence ATGGTGGCCGAGCCCGCAACCATAGACGACATCCGGCACCGCTTGAGTCAGCATCGCCCGGTCGTGGTCGACGACCCCGAATCGTCGAGGGCTGCCGTAGCGCTGGTGCTGCGCGAAGGGTCGGTGGGCGTAGAGTTCATTGCGATCCACAGGGCGCATCGGCATGGCGACCCGTGGTCGGGCCACATGGCGCTTCCGGGCGGCCGTCAGCATCGCACTGACGGGGACCTTGTGGCCACCGCGGCGCGCGAAACCAGGGAGGAGGTCGGTGTCGATCTGAAGCAGGACGCGAGCGTCATTGGCACCCTCGACGATCTCCGTGCCGTGGGCAGGCGAGTGGTCCTGGATCTCGTCATCCGGCCCATCGTGTATGCGGTCTCGGCGGAGATCAGACTGGTGCCGTCTCCGATCGAAGTTCAGAGCGCCTTCTGGATTCCGCTGGCGTCGCTGCGGCGCCCCGAGGCGCATGGCACTTATCGGCCCTATGGGCCGGACACGGACTACCCCGCCTTCCTGTACCGGGGGCACACTATCTGGGGGCTCACGCATCGCATCCTGTGGAACTTCTTCGAGGTCATGGACCTAAGCGACGCGCCGGTACGCGGCGGCGGGGCTCCCGGGTCGCGTTGA
- a CDS encoding tRNA (adenine-N1)-methyltransferase produces the protein MDVADQSLLRAGDAVVLIDRKEREYLRVLRPGTRIHLRSGNIETDALIGEPEGRVIYNSGREAFLVLRPTFAQLIPNLPRQAQVIYPKDIGPILLWGDIYPGATVIEVGAGPGALTMALLRAVGTGGRVVTYEIREDFVDMARGNVRRFLGETPNWTVKHADARLGFEESGVDRLTCDMPEPWTVLAPAAEALRPGGAIVGYVPTVLQVKHFVDALRSHGAFAGVQVFEAMQRFWHVQGQSVRPDHRMVAHTGFVIVARRVVERGFALTHDAPCSSDEISPDFDPHDER, from the coding sequence ATGGATGTGGCGGACCAGTCTCTGCTGCGTGCCGGCGATGCGGTGGTTTTGATCGACCGCAAGGAGCGCGAGTACCTGCGGGTACTGCGCCCGGGCACCCGTATCCATCTGCGCAGCGGCAACATCGAGACCGATGCCCTCATCGGCGAGCCTGAGGGTCGGGTGATCTACAATTCGGGTAGGGAGGCGTTTCTGGTCCTGCGACCGACGTTTGCGCAGTTGATCCCCAATCTGCCGCGGCAGGCGCAGGTGATCTATCCGAAGGACATTGGGCCGATCCTGCTCTGGGGCGATATTTACCCGGGGGCGACGGTCATCGAGGTCGGGGCCGGCCCCGGGGCTCTGACGATGGCCCTGTTGCGCGCCGTCGGCACGGGCGGACGGGTCGTCACCTACGAGATCCGGGAGGACTTCGTCGACATGGCGAGGGGCAACGTGAGGCGGTTCCTGGGCGAGACTCCCAACTGGACCGTCAAGCACGCGGATGCGCGGCTCGGTTTCGAGGAAAGCGGCGTCGACCGCCTCACGTGCGACATGCCGGAACCGTGGACAGTACTTGCGCCGGCGGCAGAAGCGTTACGACCGGGCGGCGCCATCGTCGGCTACGTGCCCACGGTGTTGCAGGTGAAGCATTTCGTAGACGCCCTCAGGAGCCACGGGGCGTTCGCCGGCGTTCAGGTCTTCGAAGCGATGCAGCGCTTCTGGCATGTTCAGGGCCAGAGCGTACGGCCGGATCACCGGATGGTCGCGCACACCGGCTTTGTCATCGTAGCGCGGCGGGTGGTCGAGCGGGGATTCGCGTTGACTCATGATGCACCGTGTAGTAGCGACGAAATATCACCCGATTTCGATCCCCATGACGAAAGATGA
- a CDS encoding thiamine biosynthesis protein ThiS has translation MLITLLPQRRQLEISGRHRVAEVLRQLNLLPGTVMVIRGDELLTDRAIVEAEDSIEIRNVISGG, from the coding sequence ATGCTCATCACCCTGCTCCCGCAACGACGACAGTTGGAGATCTCCGGGCGCCACCGTGTGGCCGAGGTGTTGCGTCAACTCAACCTGCTACCGGGCACGGTGATGGTGATCCGAGGGGACGAGCTGTTGACCGATCGGGCGATCGTCGAGGCCGAGGACTCGATCGAGATTCGCAACGTCATCTCGGGCGGGTAA
- the yihA gene encoding ribosome biogenesis GTP-binding protein YihA/YsxC, with product MHTHNASFLAGSAEAARLPVWRYPEIAFAGRSNVGKSSLLNRLVGRRGLARVSKTPGRTQQINFFLVDDRVVFADLPGYGFARVPVAVRDSWKHLVEGYLSARRALRVVVVLVDLRRGLEADDEQLLDYLRAQRLPAVIVATKADKLALGHRRQRGRLLVAAVGESTPVIVCSAHSGDGLSVLWTTLLRYTGGD from the coding sequence GTGCACACGCATAACGCCAGCTTTCTTGCCGGTAGCGCCGAGGCGGCCCGATTGCCGGTCTGGAGGTATCCGGAGATCGCCTTCGCCGGTCGCTCCAACGTCGGTAAGTCGTCGTTGTTGAATCGCCTGGTCGGCCGGCGCGGACTGGCTCGGGTCAGCAAGACTCCCGGTCGGACCCAGCAGATCAACTTCTTCCTCGTCGACGACCGCGTCGTGTTCGCTGATCTGCCCGGATACGGTTTCGCCCGCGTGCCGGTTGCCGTGCGCGACAGTTGGAAGCATCTCGTCGAAGGGTACCTCTCCGCGCGGCGGGCTCTGCGGGTTGTCGTCGTTCTCGTCGATCTGCGCCGTGGCCTCGAAGCCGACGACGAGCAACTTCTCGACTACCTGCGTGCGCAACGGTTGCCGGCGGTGATCGTCGCCACGAAGGCGGACAAGCTGGCGCTTGGACATCGCCGCCAGCGAGGACGGTTACTCGTGGCGGCGGTCGGTGAAAGCACCCCGGTGATTGTCTGCTCGGCGCACAGTGGCGACGGGCTGTCGGTGCTGTGGACGACGCTTCTCCGATACACGGGCGGGGATTGA
- a CDS encoding 5-formyltetrahydrofolate cyclo-ligase — MTKDEIRHKVRTRLHLTGAARFPLLQGYVPNFAGAERAARLVCELPMWRRAKVVKVDADAPLLALRRAALYEGKIVYVGIPRLRGERCFVELDADRLGSRLTRALSVRGALQHGRLVAPPELRPVDLIVCGSVAVTRQGARVGRGGGFSDLEYALLRMEGKIREYTPILTTVHPVQILEERLPMRGHDIPIDFVVTPDQVIAAPSLHPRPRGVIWEILHEEQIQAIPALRKGRRAQLSAQSPRRL, encoded by the coding sequence ATGACGAAAGATGAAATCCGTCACAAGGTGCGCACCCGTCTCCACCTGACCGGGGCAGCGCGTTTCCCCCTGTTGCAGGGCTACGTGCCGAACTTCGCCGGCGCGGAGCGGGCGGCCCGTCTGGTGTGCGAATTGCCGATGTGGCGGCGGGCGAAGGTGGTCAAGGTCGATGCGGACGCGCCTTTGCTGGCGCTGCGGCGGGCGGCACTTTACGAGGGTAAGATTGTCTACGTCGGTATTCCGCGCCTCCGCGGGGAGCGCTGTTTCGTCGAGCTCGACGCCGACCGCCTGGGTAGCCGGCTGACCCGTGCGCTTAGCGTGCGTGGCGCACTGCAACACGGACGTCTCGTAGCGCCCCCGGAACTGCGTCCAGTGGACTTGATTGTCTGCGGTTCCGTCGCGGTCACGCGCCAGGGCGCCCGCGTCGGTCGTGGCGGCGGCTTCTCCGATCTGGAGTACGCCCTCCTGCGCATGGAGGGAAAGATCCGAGAGTACACGCCGATCCTTACGACGGTTCATCCGGTGCAAATACTCGAGGAAAGATTGCCGATGCGAGGGCACGACATCCCCATCGACTTCGTCGTTACGCCCGACCAGGTCATTGCCGCTCCCAGCCTGCACCCGCGGCCCCGCGGGGTAATCTGGGAGATCCTTCACGAGGAGCAGATCCAGGCGATCCCGGCCTTACGGAAGGGTCGACGGGCTCAACTCAGCGCCCAGAGCCCTCGACGGCTGTAG
- the dnaJ gene encoding molecular chaperone DnaJ, whose protein sequence is MDEKDLYSVLGVSRSATADEIKRAYRKLARRYHPDVNPGNKEAEERFKEISVAYDALSDPQKRKQYDEFGMQGLQAGFDAAMAREARERAERAYAGGAFGAGGPGAGGFGRYASFDDIFGDILGAEARPGPQPGADAESPFEIDLLDAIRGTTTTFGIDRHEACSACDGSGSERSSETTCPECHGKGQVQAARGPMTLLRTCARCGGAGRTATRPCPSCGGSGETVRREQLRVRIPAGVDNGSRVRIAGKGAPGRHGGPPGDLYIVIRVRPHPVLERRGQDLYLDVPVTLAEAALGATIQVPTPDGEVRVKVPPGSQSGRLLRIRGHGVPGLKDAPRGDLYIRVMVRVPHPLNATQEEAVRTLDAAYGANVREGLRL, encoded by the coding sequence ATGGACGAGAAGGACCTTTACTCCGTCCTCGGCGTCAGCCGCAGCGCGACCGCGGACGAGATCAAGCGGGCGTATCGCAAGCTGGCGCGGCGGTATCACCCCGACGTCAATCCCGGCAACAAAGAGGCCGAAGAACGGTTCAAGGAAATATCGGTCGCCTACGATGCCCTCTCGGATCCCCAGAAGCGCAAGCAGTACGACGAATTCGGAATGCAGGGTCTGCAGGCGGGCTTCGACGCGGCCATGGCTCGCGAGGCTCGCGAACGCGCCGAACGTGCTTATGCGGGTGGCGCTTTCGGCGCGGGTGGGCCCGGAGCCGGCGGTTTCGGACGCTACGCCAGTTTCGACGATATCTTTGGGGACATCTTAGGAGCAGAGGCTCGGCCGGGTCCTCAGCCGGGAGCGGACGCGGAGTCTCCATTCGAGATCGACCTTCTCGACGCGATTCGCGGGACGACTACTACCTTTGGGATCGATCGGCACGAGGCATGCTCGGCGTGCGACGGCTCGGGAAGCGAACGCAGTAGCGAAACCACCTGCCCCGAGTGCCACGGCAAAGGCCAGGTGCAGGCCGCGCGCGGGCCCATGACTCTGCTCCGCACGTGCGCACGCTGCGGCGGCGCCGGGCGGACGGCGACTCGGCCGTGTCCGAGCTGCGGCGGCAGCGGCGAGACGGTACGCCGGGAACAACTGCGCGTACGCATCCCGGCCGGCGTCGATAACGGGTCGCGAGTCCGCATCGCCGGCAAAGGCGCCCCCGGGAGACATGGCGGTCCTCCCGGCGATCTTTACATTGTCATACGCGTACGTCCTCACCCGGTGCTCGAACGCCGGGGGCAGGACCTGTATCTGGATGTGCCGGTTACGCTTGCGGAGGCTGCCCTTGGCGCGACCATTCAGGTTCCGACCCCTGACGGCGAGGTGCGGGTCAAGGTACCCCCGGGCAGTCAGAGCGGCCGATTGCTGCGGATCAGGGGGCACGGAGTTCCGGGGCTGAAGGACGCTCCCCGCGGGGACCTGTACATCAGGGTGATGGTGCGGGTGCCGCATCCGTTGAATGCAACTCAGGAGGAGGCGGTTCGAACACTCGATGCCGCTTATGGCGCCAACGTGCGCGAAGGTCTTCGCCTCTAG
- a CDS encoding thiamine pyrophosphate-dependent enzyme gives MADIHGGRIVAKALRAENVPFVFTLCGGHVMPIYDGCVDEGIGVVDVRHEQTAAHAADGWARVTGQPGVAIVTAGPGLTDAVTGVASAHRANIPMLIFGGQGPRPFADMGSLQDMNHVELMRPITKWSVSVPEGRRLAEYVSMAFRIATTGLPGPVYLEMPIDQLFNMYDEERVTFPRGYRTEAGIAGDPHYIDKAVALLAKAERPVALVGSQLRWSKRRDAYPTFVATFGMPIYVNGLGRGSLPPDNPYFFSHTRKDALRQADVVLIFGTPLDFRLGYGRESHFNAGAAIVQVDLDGAEIGRNRVIDVGIVGDTGIVMEQLTGAAKASGYGAAMVRPWLDAMRAREREKSERMAPELTSGAVPINPLRACKEIADSLAPDAIVVGDGGDFVATAASVIPIHHQGHWLDPGPLGTLGVGPGYAMAAKLAKPGSPVVIVYGDGSFGLHGLEFEAMVRQKINVVGVIGNDAGWTQIRRGQVQLYGAERAVATALNHTRYDRVVEALGGHGEYVERPEDIRPAMERALNAGKPALVNIKIGASEFRKDAISI, from the coding sequence ATGGCAGACATCCATGGCGGGCGGATCGTGGCGAAGGCGCTCAGAGCGGAGAACGTTCCGTTCGTCTTCACCCTCTGTGGCGGTCACGTCATGCCGATTTACGATGGCTGCGTCGACGAAGGCATCGGCGTGGTCGATGTGCGTCACGAGCAGACCGCGGCGCATGCCGCCGACGGCTGGGCCCGCGTCACCGGGCAGCCCGGCGTGGCCATCGTAACCGCGGGCCCCGGATTGACCGACGCGGTCACCGGCGTTGCCAGCGCCCATCGAGCCAATATTCCCATGCTGATCTTCGGTGGCCAGGGCCCACGCCCGTTTGCCGATATGGGCTCGTTGCAGGACATGAACCATGTCGAGCTCATGCGCCCGATCACCAAGTGGTCGGTATCGGTCCCCGAAGGACGACGCCTGGCCGAGTACGTGAGTATGGCTTTCCGTATCGCCACGACCGGACTCCCGGGGCCGGTTTATCTCGAAATGCCGATCGATCAGCTCTTCAACATGTACGACGAGGAACGAGTGACGTTTCCGCGCGGCTACCGCACCGAAGCCGGTATAGCCGGCGATCCGCACTACATCGACAAAGCGGTGGCGCTGCTCGCAAAGGCGGAACGGCCCGTGGCCCTTGTCGGCAGCCAGTTGCGCTGGTCCAAACGCCGCGACGCGTATCCGACATTCGTGGCCACGTTCGGCATGCCGATCTATGTCAATGGCCTCGGGCGCGGCTCGCTGCCGCCCGACAATCCCTACTTCTTCTCGCACACGCGCAAGGACGCGCTGCGGCAGGCCGACGTCGTTCTGATCTTCGGAACACCCCTCGACTTCCGCCTCGGTTACGGACGGGAGTCGCACTTCAACGCCGGCGCCGCAATCGTCCAGGTGGATCTCGACGGTGCCGAGATCGGTCGCAATCGGGTGATCGACGTCGGCATCGTTGGCGATACCGGCATCGTCATGGAACAGCTGACCGGCGCCGCCAAAGCGTCGGGGTACGGCGCTGCCATGGTCAGGCCGTGGCTCGACGCCATGCGCGCCCGCGAACGCGAGAAGTCGGAACGGATGGCGCCCGAGTTGACTTCCGGCGCCGTGCCGATCAATCCCCTGCGGGCTTGCAAGGAGATCGCCGACAGCCTGGCGCCCGATGCCATAGTCGTGGGCGACGGCGGCGATTTCGTCGCCACCGCCGCGTCGGTCATTCCCATCCATCACCAGGGACACTGGCTCGACCCGGGCCCGCTCGGCACGCTGGGCGTGGGTCCGGGTTATGCGATGGCCGCCAAACTGGCGAAACCCGGCAGCCCCGTGGTCATCGTTTACGGTGACGGTTCCTTCGGCCTGCACGGCCTCGAATTCGAGGCCATGGTACGGCAAAAGATCAACGTGGTGGGGGTGATCGGTAACGACGCCGGCTGGACGCAAATCCGTCGCGGCCAGGTGCAGTTGTACGGCGCCGAGCGTGCCGTGGCGACCGCCCTGAACCATACGCGCTACGATCGCGTCGTCGAGGCGCTAGGGGGCCACGGCGAGTACGTCGAACGCCCCGAGGATATCCGCCCCGCCATGGAACGAGCGCTGAACGCCGGCAAGCCGGCGCTGGTGAACATCAAGATCGGGGCGAGTGAGTTCCGCAAGGATGCCATTTCGATCTGA
- the rpoZ gene encoding DNA-directed RNA polymerase subunit omega, with protein MARITVEDCLQHVSNRFELVLLGARRAKQLLKGARPQVESDNKEVVTALREIGGGKVTLRYPAEE; from the coding sequence ATGGCGCGCATCACCGTTGAGGACTGCTTGCAACACGTTTCAAACCGCTTCGAACTCGTCCTGCTGGGCGCCCGACGGGCCAAACAACTCCTCAAGGGCGCCCGCCCACAGGTCGAGAGCGACAACAAGGAAGTCGTTACCGCCCTGCGGGAGATCGGCGGCGGCAAGGTGACGCTTCGCTACCCGGCGGAGGAATAA
- a CDS encoding adenine nucleotide alpha hydrolase family protein codes for MKCKRCKAAAEVHVRQHSSAFCRACFVVYFQRQVERAIHKQHMFSADEEVMVAVSGGKDSLALWDVLQVLGYRTVGLHLALGIGGYSTASTTRTEAFATERGLPLVVVHLEEEGCAIPQLAGFTNRPACAACGIAKRYYFDKLAFERGVSVLATGHNLDDEAARLLGNVLRWQVDHLAKQHPVLLPTHKRFVRKVKPLFRLSEYETAAYAFVRKIDYEVDECPNSSGATQLVYKDALNRIEAVMPGTKQNFLQDFLRLGYPVFARSVDSPPNSCSQCGMPAFAEVCSFCSLRREVDSKRARRATARRT; via the coding sequence ATGAAATGCAAGCGCTGTAAGGCAGCGGCGGAGGTTCATGTCCGCCAGCACAGTTCCGCGTTCTGCCGCGCCTGCTTCGTCGTGTACTTCCAGCGTCAGGTCGAGCGTGCCATCCACAAACAGCACATGTTCTCCGCCGACGAAGAAGTCATGGTCGCGGTGTCGGGAGGAAAGGACAGCCTTGCACTCTGGGACGTATTGCAGGTGTTGGGCTACCGCACGGTGGGACTGCACCTCGCGTTGGGGATCGGCGGATACTCGACGGCCTCGACGACGCGGACCGAGGCTTTTGCAACCGAACGCGGTCTCCCGCTAGTCGTCGTTCACCTCGAAGAGGAGGGTTGCGCGATCCCCCAACTGGCGGGATTCACCAATCGGCCGGCGTGTGCCGCCTGCGGCATCGCGAAGCGGTACTACTTCGATAAGCTGGCGTTCGAACGCGGCGTCTCGGTGCTGGCGACGGGTCACAACCTCGACGACGAGGCCGCGCGTCTTCTCGGCAACGTGCTGCGATGGCAGGTAGACCACCTTGCCAAGCAACACCCTGTCCTCCTACCGACGCACAAACGCTTCGTACGCAAGGTGAAGCCGCTGTTTCGTCTGAGCGAGTACGAAACCGCCGCCTACGCGTTCGTGCGTAAGATCGACTACGAAGTCGACGAGTGCCCGAACAGCTCGGGAGCGACCCAGTTGGTATACAAAGATGCCCTGAACCGCATCGAGGCGGTAATGCCGGGCACCAAGCAGAATTTCCTGCAGGATTTTCTCCGTCTGGGCTACCCGGTTTTCGCGCGGTCGGTGGACAGCCCGCCCAACTCCTGTTCGCAGTGCGGCATGCCGGCCTTCGCCGAGGTGTGTTCGTTCTGCAGTCTGCGGCGAGAGGTGGACAGCAAGCGGGCACGGCGCGCGACGGCTCGGCGCACCTGA